The following is a genomic window from Candidatus Micrarchaeia archaeon.
GCCAACTGCAAATCTGTCCCGAATTTCATAATTAAAGTTATAAGTTTATAATTTATAAAGTTATCATTTAATAGTTTTAATTATAACTAACTCTTCCTACGCTTAATCGCAGCCTTCAGCAAAGCGACAAAGAGCGGCGCAGGCTTTTCCAGCCTGCTCTTGAGCTCCGGGTGCGCCTGGGTCGCAATCCCGAACGAATCCTTCCACTCCACCATTTCCGTAATCTCGTTCTTCGGATGCGTCCCTGAAATGACCAGCCCGGCATCCTTAAGCTTCTGCACGAATTCCGGATTCACTTCATACCTGTGCCTGTGCCTCTCATGAACTGTCCCTTCTCCGTAAGCCTCAAACCCGTGCGTCCCCTCCTTCAGATTCATCTCGTAAGCCCCGAGCCGCATCGTCGCGCCTTTCTTCACAATCTGCTTCTGCTCGGGCAAAATGTCAATGACAGGGTAAGCGGTTTTCTCGTCGAACTCAGTTGAATTCGCATTCTGCATCCCGGCAACGTCCCTCGCATACTCCACAGTCATGAGCTGCATCCCCAGGCATAGGCCCAGATAAGGCACATTGCTCTCCCTCGCGTATCTTATCGCGCTTATTTTCCCCTCTATGCCCCTTTTCCCGAATCCTCCGGGAACGATGATTGCGTCATAGCCGTTGAGCACTTCCTCCGCGCTGCTCTTTTCAATTTTCTCTGCGTCGAGCAAATCGCAG
Proteins encoded in this region:
- a CDS encoding CTP synthase, yielding TEKKAVFVQLTYLPSLSPGEQKTKPTQHANRLLLSMGIKPEIIMCREQEELNEDAKEKIAMFCNVDKDAVFDDPCVETVYELPLAFEKQGLYPVLARKLGLEPGRTADLDDWKKRIERIKKPKHELKVALVGKYTKVRDAYVSVSEALVHSGAEVNAHVHCDLLDAEKIEKSSAEEVLNGYDAIIVPGGFGKRGIEGKISAIRYARESNVPYLGLCLGMQLMTVEYARDVAGMQNANSTEFDEKTAYPVIDILPEQKQIVKKGATMRLGAYEMNLKEGTHGFEAYGEGTVHERHRHRYEVNPEFVQKLKDAGLVISGTHPKNEITEMVEWKDSFGIATQAHPELKSRLEKPAPLFVALLKAAIKRRKS